GTGGCAGCACCTGGAAAGGACCTTCGTAAGGGCGTTGTAGCGCGGTCCGATGAGAGTCCCTGCGTACTGACAGTCCTTGAGGGAAGGTGGGACGTGTGAAGCAGTAGTCCATGATGAGACGTCGGTACAGGGGCCAGTAGACCCACCTGCACGTGGAGACGCACCAGCGCAGCTGAAGGAGCCTCTTGCTGCCCACGTGCTGCTGGGATGAAGTCCCCTGGGACCGTTAGCGGGGCTCCGTACACCAACTCAACGGATGAAGTAGCCAAACTCTCTTTCGGGGCGGTACGGATCCCCAACAAAACCCAAGGCAACTCATCTcaccagtctgggcccgtgagccgcgcCTTCAGGGAGGACTTCAGGTGCCGATGGAAACGTTCCACCAGCCCATTGGATTGTGGATAGTAAGCTGTGGTGTGGTGCAGTTGCGCTCCCAGCAGCTGGGCCACAACGCAGAGGTGAACTGTGCACCGCGCGCTGTCTGACgagatgtccaccggcacacCGTAAACGGGCGATCCAGTGAGCAGCGAGGCCACGGGCTCATGTTGCGGCAGCGATATCGGCGAGCGGGACAGCCTCTGGCCATCGCGTGAACCGGTCTACAACGGTGACACCAGATCAACGTGGATATGGTTAAAGCGATGGCGCGGCAAAGCGAAATCCTGCAGGGGCGCCTTGATGTGACACTGGACCTTAGATGTCTGGCGGGGAACGCACGCCCTGGGCCAGTTGGCAACCTGCTTCCGCAACCCGTGCCACATAAACTTTGCCCGGATGAAAGGTGGGCTAAACCATGGACGGAGTCGAAAATCGGGGCGATGCCAAGCCGCGGGGACGATGGGCCAAAGCTGGCCAGTAGAGACATCACAAAGCAACCAGGGCGCCACCTgggggtcaagccacttactgatcgaatcttcgtcaccagaactggaacgatcacgtgacagggagatgacagttggagacgacagttgacagttggggataacagttgacagttggagatgagaagCTCAGCTCGAGCCCACGGGTGGACAGACttgtggtgctcctctcaacagcaatAAGCACCTAACTGTTATCTCCCTGTCACGTGatcgttccagttctggtgacgactgttcgatcagtaagtggcttgacccccCAGGTGGCcacaccattagctttcttcactgcctgctgtacctgctgatttactttcagtgactggtgtacaaggacactcgggtcttgttgcacttccctttttcctaatctgacaccattgagataataatctgcctccttgttcttgccgccaatgtggataacctcacatttatctacattatactgcatctgccatgcatctgcccacttgctcaacctgtcccagtcaccctgcaacctccttgcATCCActtctcagttcacactgccaccctgctttgtgtcatctaaatttgctagtgttacttttaatccaatcatctaaatcattatatattgtaaatagttgcggccccagcaccgagccttgcggcactccactcgctactgcctgccattctgacagggacctgtttattcctactcttcgtttcctgtctgccaaccaattctctatccatgtcaataccctacccccaataccatgtgctctcattttgtgggaccttatcaaaggctttctgaaagtccagatacactacatccactggctttccttcatccattttacttgtcacatcctcaaaaaattccagcagattagtcaagcaggatttcctcttcataaatccatagaTCACTAACATCAGTTCTACGTATCTCAGATCAGTGTGCTTTCAGAATAAGTCGAGGGATCCAAAAATTAAGTGTAATAATTGTAGAAAGTGTGGCATTTTAAGGGTCATAGAAACaagtgcagatgatacaaagctgggtggcggtgtgaactgtgaggaagatgctatgaggtttgcagggcgacttggacaggttgtgtgagtgggcggatgcatggcagatgcagtttaatgtggataagtgtgaggttatccactttggtggtaagaataggaaggcagattattatctgaatggtgtcaagttaggaaaaggggacgtacaacgagatctgggtgtcctagtgcatcagtcattgaaaggaagcatgcaggtacagcaggcagtgaagaaagccaatggaatgttggccttcataacaagaggagttgagtataggagcaaagaggtccttctgcagttgtacaggcccctagtgagaccgcacctgcagtactgtgtgcaggtttggtctaccaatttgaggaaggatattcttgctattgagggcgtgcagcgtagatttactaggttaattcccggaatggcgggactgtcatatgttgaaagactggatcgactaggcgtgtatacactggaatttagaaggatgagagatcttatcgaaacgtataagattattaaggggttggacacgttagaggcaggaaacatgttcccaatgttgggggaatccagaacaaggggccacagtttatgaataaggggtaggccatttagaactgagatgaggaaaaactttttcggtcagagagttgtgaatctgtggaattctctgcctcagcaggcagtggaggccaattctctgaatgcattcaagagagagagctagatagagctcttaaggatagcggagtcagggggtatgtggagaaggcaggaacggggtactgattgagaatgatcagccatgatcacattgaatggcggtgctggctcgaagggccgaatggcttcctcctgcacctattgtctattgtcatagaaagaagcaggagtaggccatttggcccttcgacccagcaccgccattcaatatgatcaaggctgatcatccaaaatcaggaccctGTTCTTGCTTGTTCCccatatcacaatcacaataaaactttattagccaagtatgttttgcaacatacgaggaacttcatttgccatacagtcataacaataaaaagcaacaggacacacaaaatacattttaacatgaacatccaccacagtgactcctcacggtgatggaaggtgaaaagcagttcaatctctcccttctttgtcctccagcggttgggggctctaaccttccgttgtcgggatgatcttgactcccatagccggcggcgaGGCTTCctcatcggggtgatcaagctccttcatcggggggggatctcagctccctcgcgccggcgatctaccccgggtcgggaacagtcgaacctcgtgcagcttttggagctcccgaccggtctcaacccgagaatgcgagctcctgatgttaacgtCCATTGGAgcctcgatcccaggcaagggatcgcaggctcagatggtaAGTACATGCCctcgcggggactcaaggtcagtcccaggcaagaccaccagttccgtgatgttaggccgcagagcgaccagagatacgatccggaaaacaatcgcatctccggcaaggtaagagattgaaaaaaagtttcccccgaccccctctctcaccccccacataaaacaaaccagagaacatttacacaaacttttaaaacttaccaaaaataacaaaaagagtttgaaaaggacagacagactgtaggcgaggcagccaacgtgcggcgccccctggagGTCACTTGATTCCTGTAGGCCTAAGAGctaaaactaactctctcttgaaaacatccagtgaattggcctccgctgccttcagtggcattgaattccagattcacaactctctggttgaaaagttttttcctcttctcagtcccaaatggcctaccccttattcttaaactgtgaccccccctggttctggactcccccaacatcgggaacatttttcctgcatctagcctgtccaatcccttaagaattttatatgttttattatatgtttcaataagatcgaatATATACtgtaagtgacaataataaacctaaccgtATTATAACCcctatccaaggtatttattcaccaagtgctggagtatctcagcaggtcaggcagcatctcaggagagaaggaatgggtgacgtttctggtcgagacccttcttccttcacaaaatgctggagtaactcagcaggtcaggcagcatctcaggagaaaaggaatgggtgacgtttcggatcgagacccaatctgaagaagggtctcgactcgaaacatcacccattccttctctccagagatgctgccttacctgctgagttactccagcattttgtgaataaacacttcGAAGGAGTGGTTCGTTTGCTCCTTTGGTGTTaacggggaaggggggagggaatccTGCTTTATGAAAGGTTAGAACATCACACTTGTGTTTCAGCAACATAACAtgttatcagaagaagggtctcgacccgaaacgtcacccattccttctctcctgagatgctgcctgacctgctgagttactccagcattttgtgaataaataccttcgatttgtaccagcatctgcagttattttcttacataacccctatccagatcagtgccctcaaattcacctttACATTTCCTGTTATTCCTTATCCATATGGTGTTCTGAAGAATAAGTTCGACCAATTCTCCAATTGCCACCGTCAAATAATATAAATGAGCAGTAAAACGCAGAGACTCAGTCTGCTCGGTCTgcataaacctacctgatctcccggttgctaaacactttaactccccctcccattcccacaccgacctctttgacctgggcctcctccattgtcagagtgaagcccagagtaaattggaggaatatcccatatttcgcttgggcagcttctaccccagtggtgtgaatattgaagatggacacaaaatgctgcctgtcccgctgagttactccagcattatgtgtctatccgcAGTCTTTCCAAATCTGCATTGGTAAACTCCagttgtccttctgcagttgtaaagggccctagtgagaccgcacctggagtactgtgtgcagttttggtctccaaatttgaggaaggatattcttgctattgagggcgtgcagcataagtttactaggttaattcccggaatggtgggactgtcatatgttgaaagactggagcggctaggcttgtacacacttgaatttagaaagatgagaggagatcttatcgaaacatataagattattaaggggttggacacgttagaggcaggaaacatgttcccaatgttgggggagtccagaacaaggggccacagtttaagaataaggggtaggccatttagaactgagatgaggaaaaactttttcagtcagagagttgtgaatctgtggaattctctgcctcagaaggcagtggaggccaattctctaaatgcattcaagagagagctagatagagctcttaaggatagcggagtcagggggtatggggagaaggcaggaacggggtactgattgagaatgatcagccatgatcacattgaatggcggtgctggctcgaagggccgaatggctattgtctattgcctattgaattTCCAGTAAAAAATATTTATAGATCTCAGTGGATGcatttactaatgttacttttattccAAATGACATTATGAAAATATGAACATCTCAGAACATTTTATAATTCCAAACATGGGAAAAAAAGTTCAAGGAACCCATCAGTATGACGAAGAGCGTAAATTGAACAATGACCTTTCGTCCTTCATGAATAAAAGATCTTGTCAAGTTTTCAACTGATGCTAAAAAGTTGGGTTTTTTTTACAAAAAAACGAACAAGAAGTTGGCATTCTTAACCGCTGGTGAAGCGCTGGTAATGCCTCAGTTTCTTGGCTTGCTGAACAGActgttgagcatagaagttgggaggtcatgttgcagttgtataagacgttggtgaggccacgtttagagtattgtgttcagttctgggcaccgtgttataggaaagatgtggtcgctggaaagggtacagagaagatttacgaggatgttgccaggacgagagggtctgagctcttgggagaggttgagtgggctgggactctattccttggagtgcaggaggatgaggggtgaccttacagaggtgtgtGTGGaatgatcatgagtggaatagattgggtagatgcacagtctcttgcccagagtaagtgaatcgaggactagaggacacaggttcaaggtgaaggggaaacgatttaataggaatctgaggggtaactttgtcacacaaagggcgatgggtgtatagaacaagctgccagaggaggtagttgaggcagggactatgccaacgtttaagaaacagttagacaagtacatggataggacaggtttggagggatatggaccaaatgcgtgcaggtgggactagtgtagatgggacatgttggccggtatgggctagttgggccgaagggcctgtttccacgctgtatcactctatgactttatgagatTGAAAAATTTCACTGCAATAATTTTCACCAGCGATTCACTTAATTATATTGGTCCCCTATTACAGTATTGTCATTTTTAATACATCGTTTCCACTTACAACCTCAGTTGAAACCAAGCGCTCGTTAAAGTCAACCAAAATTATTactttaagaaaaaaaaatcaaaagttaTGTAGAGCCAATCTAAATATGTCATTTGAGCAGATCCACTTGTCGTTCTCATTTTTCAGAAGAAATAATTGATGAAAGCCCATCACGGGGTCATCGTCCACCTACGGAAGAAATTGACATTTTAAATCATTCTTAAAAATAGATAAATATAAAATTTAATTTCAGAGTCATaggacgcggaaacaggcccttcggcccaacttgcccacaccgaccaacatgttccagctacactagtcccacctgcctgtgtttggcccatatccctccaaacgcacggtggcgcagcggtagagttgctgccttacagcgaatgcagcgccggagactcaggttcgatcccgacgacgggcgccgtctgtacggagtttgtacgttctccctgtgacctgcgtgggtttgctccgaaatcttcggtttcctcccacactccaaagacgtacaggtctgtaggttaattgactgggtaatatgtttaaaaaaattgtccctagtgtgtgtaggatagtgttaatgtgcggggatcgctgggctgcgcggactcggtgggccgaagggcctgtgtccgcgctgtatctctaaatctaaaaacaaaaacctaaatctaaacctgtccgatccattacATATGGGCCTTGCAGTAGTAAGATGACGTATTCAATGCTactttgtcacagtgaaattatttttgcatgaaGTTCAGTAAAAATCATACTTTAGTGCTAGAGTGTAGGAAATAGTAGATTACAGTAGACCAAAGcactaagttccaggagcagaatgaggccattcggcccatcaagtgtactccaccattcaatcatggctgatctatctctcctaaccccagtctcctgccttctccccatcatttCTGACACCGTTACAAATCaacaatccatctatctctgccttaaaaatatccactgacttggcctccacagccttctgtggcaatggattccacagattcacccctccctctgaatgaagaaattcctcctcatctccttcagtttagtttagtttagtataaaaatacagcgtggaaacaggccttttgagcccaccgagtccacgcccaccagcaatccctgcacactaacattatcctacgcacgctggggtaaatttacaattttaccaagccaattagcctacaaacctgtacgtctttggagtgtgggagaaatccggAGCGCCTGGAAAACCCCCCATACAGTTCAA
This portion of the Rhinoraja longicauda isolate Sanriku21f chromosome 2, sRhiLon1.1, whole genome shotgun sequence genome encodes:
- the LOC144608810 gene encoding nuclear transport factor 2-like, translating into MEKIASLPFQKIQHNITAEDHQPAPYNCVLSMVVGQLKVDDDPVMGFHQLFLLKNENDKWICSNDIFRLALHNF